Sequence from the Kineosporia succinea genome:
GTGTGCGCGTCCAGAAGCTCGCCGGAGAGCTCCGCCGACCCCGCAGACCCGGGGTCGTGCCGCAGGCACACCGTCTGCAGCGTCACCGGGGCCACGAGCGACCAGCCCGGCTCGGCCTCGACCAGCGCCGCCAGGCGCCGGGCGTTGGTCAGGTCGCGGCGCAGGCGGTCCTGGATCGCGGTGACCCCGTCGAGCCGCAGGTGGAACCAGAGCTTCAGCGCGCGGAAACGACGGCCCAGCGGGATGCCCCAGTCGCGGTACTCCGTGGCCACGCGCTCACCGGGGACGGCGTTGCGCAGAAAACTCGGGTTCGTCGACATCACCCGGATCAGCCGCTCCGGCTCGCGCACGTAGAGCAGTGAGGTGTCGAGGATCGTGCCCATCCACTTGTGCGGGTTCCAGCCCAGCGAGTCGGCGGGCGGCACGACCACACCGTCCGGCGTGGTGAAGCCCTCGATTCCCTCGACCAGCCAACGGTATTCGGGCAGCAACAGGGCGGATCCGGCCATCGCGGCGTCGACGTGGACCCAGATCCCGTACGCGGCGGCGATTTCCAGGATCTCGGCGAGGGGGTCCACGGCGGTGGTCGCCGTGGTGCCGATGCTGACCACGATCGCCGCGGGCACGCGTCCCTCATCGACGTCCTGCTCGATCGCCGACCGCAGAAGCGCCGGATCCAGGGCGAACGTGGTCGGCGACGTGCCGATCGAGCGGATGTTGTCGCGCCCGAAACCGGCCAGCAGCGCCGCTTTCGGGATCGCCGAGTGCGCGTGCTCGGACGCGTACACGGTCAGCGGCGCCTCCAGCGACTGCAGGCCACCGCGTTCACTCACGTAACCGGCAGCCCGTTCGCGGGCCGCGAGCAGCGCGACCAGGCAACCGGTCGACGCGGTGTCCTGGATGACGCCCTTCCAGCCCTCGGACAGGCCGGTCAGCTGCCGCATCCAGTCGCAGACCACCTCCTCGAGCTCGGTCAGCGCCGGCGCCGACTGCCAGGAGATGCCCAGCGCCCCGATGCCCGACGACGCGATGTCACCGAGAACGGATGCGAGAGAGGCGTTCGAGGGGAACCATCCGGTGTGCCGCGGGTGCTGCACCTGCATCAGCCCGGGCACGATGATCTCGTCGAGGTCGCGCAGCACCGCGTCGAGATCCTCCGGCTTCGAGGGTGGCTGTGCGGGTAACGCGTCGGCGACCTCGCTCGGCTTCACCTGCGCCTGCACCGGACGGTCGGGAATGCCGGTGCGGTAGTCGGCGATCCAGTCGACGAGCTGATGACCGGCGGTACGGAACTCTTCGGGCGTCAAAACCCCTCCTCGGCGAACTCAGTGCAGGATCACGTCGATCATCCAGCCCGTGCGCTCCGCCGACAGTTCGGCCGGCCAGCGCTCACCCACGAGGTCACGCAGCTCGGCGGGAGTGCGCGGATCGGCGTCCTGCTCCAGCAGGAACCGCGTCACCTCGCCCCGCGTGTGCTTGGCGAGATGGCTCACCACCGAACGCTTTCCGGCGGTCTCGCGCAGCACCCGTACGGCAACCGTGCGATCGGTGGGGAGCGAGGCGACGGGCGCGGCCGCCGCGTAGGGACCGGACCGGCAGTCCACGATCATCCCGCGCTTCCCGGCGGCCTCGGCCAGAACACCCGGCAGCTCGGAACGCCAGTGCTTCGCCAGCGGACCCAGCGACGGGAGCTCGCCCCCCATCGACAGCCGGTAAGGGGGAACCTTGTCGCCCGGACGCAGCGCACCCCACAACGCGGAAATGATCAGCACGCGCCTGCCGCCGCGCCGCCGGGCCTCCGCGGACAGCGTCGCCCAGCTCAGCGCGTCGTAGAGCACCCCGGTGTAGATCTCGTGCGCGGGTCGGGCCGGCGCGGAGTGCAGCGTGAGATTGCGGGCCACCTCGTCGCCGAGAGAGGCGCCCACGCCGAGCAGTTCGAGCGCGTCGGGCCGGGCGCTGGTCTCGATCAGCGCCTCCAGTACCTGCTTGCGCAGATCGGTGAGCACCGGGAACGACAGCTGCTCCACCGCGACCGGGTTGCCCCGCTTCGCCGGGGCGGCCTTGGACTCTGACGGGGGCAGCAGCACGAGCACTCCGGGAGTGTACGCGTGCTGCCGCCCCGGAAATCCCTACAGCGACCTGATCCGGGTGCCGTGCGGCAGCCCCAGCTTCGGGTGCTTCTTCAGGTACTGCGCCAGGGCGTCACGCTCGAGCACCCCGGTGACCTTCTGGGTGCCGTCCTTGAACCCCTTCAGGCTGCTACCGCCGTTGGAGAAGAAGTCGATGGTCGTGACCCGGTACTGGTGCGCGGCGTACACCCGCTTGCCGTTCAGTCGCATGTCGCGGATCCGGATCTTGTGACCGCACTTCTTGTCCATGTCGAAGCTGTAGGAGAAGCCCCTGCTCACCTCGATGGGCATGCGGTCGTCGTTGTCTACCGCGGCCTCCTGGCAGAACGTGCTCTCCAGCATGTCGTCGATCTGGCGGCCGGTCATCGTCATCGTGACCAGCTTGAACCCGAAGGGCTGGGCGTCGTACACGTCGCCGTAGGTGACCGTGCCCTTCTCCAGGTTCATCCGGGCCAGACCGCGGTTGATGATCGCGATCTGGGCGCCGCCCCTCGACTTCGGCTTCGTGGCGGCCAGTTGCGCGTCGGCGATGACCCGGCCCAGGTACGACTCACCGTTGCGGGTGAGCATGCGGCCCAGCTTCACCTTGAGCGTCGTGACCTTCTTGTTCGCGACCTTGTCGGTGACCTTCTTGTAGCGGTTCACCACCGTGCGCACGGTCTTGTCGCTGGTGCCCCGGTGGTTGACGATCACGTTGCCCGCGCTCACCGAGGTGACCTCGTGCGTGGACGTGTTCATGGTGATCTTGATCTTGGTCAGCAACCGTCCGTAGGAGGCCGCGCTCGTCAGCATCGTGCCGTTGATCTTGCAGATGTAGGCCTGGTGGGTGTGGGCGCTGAGCACCAGGTCCACCGAGCCCGCGATCTTCCTGGTCAGGTCCTTCGCCGGTCCGGCCAGGTCGCGGCAGCTGTTGATCGGGCTGCGCGGCGTCGGGTCGGCGCCGGAGTGGGTCATGGCGACCACCGCGTCCACCCCCTGTGAACGCAGCTGCTGGGCGAGCTTCTTGATCACCGGCGCCTCGTCGACGAACGTCACGTCCTTGATGCCGGCCAGGTCGACCAGGTCGACGGTGTCGGGCGTGACCGTGCCGATGATGCCGATCTTCGCGCCGCCCACGTTCTTGATCACGTAACCCGGCAGCATCGACGTACCGCTCTTCCGGTCGATTACATTGGCCGCGAGCATGTCGAACGAGGCGCCCTGGAAACGGGGGGACGCGGGGGAGCACCCGTCGGTGGGGTGGCAGCCGCCGTTCACGATGCGTCGCAGTTCGTCGGTGCCCTCGTCGAACTCGTGGTTGCCCACCACGGCGACGTCGACGAACGCGTTGAGCGCCTCGATCGTGCCCTCGTCGTGGAAGTAGCCCGAGATCAGCGGGCTGCCGCCGATCTGGTCGCCGACCGAGAGCACGAGCGAGTTCTTGTTCTCCTTCTCGGCCTGCCTGATCTTCTGCGCGAGCCAGGCGGCGCCGCCGGCGGTGACGTGGCCGGAGCCCTTCGAGGTGGCCGTCTTCGCGCTGATCGACAGGCCGTCGCTGGTCATGTGGCCGTGGAAGTCGTTGAACGCCAGCAGCTGGGCGGTCACGGTCTTCTTCGCGGCGTTCGCTGCCGCGGTCTCGATGGTGGACGTCGTGGTCGTCCCGGCCGCACCGGTCACCTTCGCGGTGGTGGTTGCCTCGCTGGGTGCGCTGGTGCCTGCCGGTGTGCTGATGCCTGCCGGCGTGCTGGCGCTTGCCGGTGTGCTGGCCTGGGCGCCGGTCACCAGCCAGGTCGGAACGCCGATCAGGCCCGCGAGCCCGAGAGCGATGCCGACGCGTGTGCGTGTGCCCCACTTGCCCTTGCCGCTCGCCGCCTCGTCCGAAGCAGTCATCGTCTGCGCACCTCCGTAGGGCTGTCAGGGAGGGGCGTGTGCGCGGCCTTCCGAGGGGCCGCGTATCGCCCCAATCAGACGAATCTTGCCGAGAGCTGTTAAGCGGCGGGTGAACGAATGTGTGCGCTGAGCGACGAGAAGGCAAAGGTAGAGATGAGGTGTTTTTGCTTCAAATGGCACGCGGGAACGCGATGACGAGGGGCGGACGCGAAGATGAACGAGGCCCGGGTGCGGCGCGGGTGAAGCGCCGGTGAGGGGTGGCCCGGTGCCGATCGCGGTGCCGTTGCGAGGCCGTTGCGAGGCTGTCGTGAGGCCCTGTCGGCGGGTGAACGGCGGGAGGCCCTAGGATGACTGCGGCGGACGAGCTGGACGGGCGACCGCGTCGGGCGGTTCGCCGTCCGCCGAGGAAAGTCCGGACTCCACAGGGCAGGGTGGTGGGTAACGCCCACCCGGGGTGACCCGCGGGACAGTGCCACAGAGAACAGACCGCCGGCGGCTCGAAAGAGCAGGCCGGTAAGGGTGAAACGGTGGTGTAAGAGACCACCAGCGCTCCGGGTGACCGGAGCGGCTAGGTAAACCCCACCCGGAGCAAGGTCAGACAGGATGCGTTCGAGGGCTGCTCGCCCGAGCATCCGGGTAGGCCGCACGAGGGTGACGGCAACGTCACCCCGAGATGGATGGTCGCCGCAGCGCCGGGTTCGCCCGGCCTGGCACAAAATCCGGCTTACAGTCCAGCTCGTCCGCCACCCTCACCCAGGGTGATCGAGCCGGTTCGCCCTGGCGAGTGGTGGGCTCACCACCGGTGAGCTCTTTCGGCACCGGATGCCCATACTGGTCGCACGGGGTGACACGGGGGTGTCGACCAGAAGGGTTCTCGTGTTTTCCGCTGAGCAACGCGCCGCCGCCCTCGCCAACCAGCGTGCCGCCGCCTTCATCCGCTTCCAGATGCTGGGCGACCACGAGGCCATGACGTTCATCCTGCGCGAGCTCGAGGGCACGGCCCAGTTGTCGTTCGTCACCGCGCTCGCCTCGCTGTCGGCCACGATCGCCAGCAAGCACATGGGCGAGGAGGGCGCGATGGACTACTTCCGCATGGTCGCCGAGACCAGCGCCAGCCTGGCCGAGCCGCTCGACTGAACCACGTCGTCCTCCATGATCTGAGCCGGGCCCGCGGACGCACCGGTCCGCAGGCCCGAACCGAACCTCAGACGGCGGGCGGGGGCGTCAGGTCGGGCGTCTCGGTGGCCAGCACCGCGGCCCCGATGATGCCGGCGTCGTTCAGCAGCTGAGCGGGCACGATCGGCGTGCGGATGTCGAGCAGCGGCAGGTACTTCTCGCTCTTCTTGCTGACCCCGCCACCGACCACGAACAGGTCGGGCCAGAACAGGTTCTCCACCGTGCGGAAATAGGTCTGCAGGCGGTGGGCCCACTTCTCCCAGGACAGGTCGTCGCGCTCGCGGGCGCTGTCGGCGGCCCGGTGCTCGGCGTCGTGACCGTCGATCTCCAGGTGCCCGAGCTCGGTGTTCGGTACCAGTTTGCCGTCGAGCAGCACCGCCGAGCCGATTCCGGTGCCCAGCGTCACCACGATCACCGTGCCCCGCGCGTCCTTCGCCGCCCCGAACCGCGCCTCGGCCACGCCGGCCGCGTCCGCGTCGTTCACCACGTGCACGCTGCGGCCCAGGCGGGCGGTGAACAGCGTGTCCACGTCGGTGTCGATCCAGGTCTTGTCCACGTTCGCCGCGGTGCGTGCGACCCCGTGCTGGATCACCGCCGGGAAGGTGACACCGATCGGGCCGGTGCCCGACGCGTCCCCGAAGCTCGCCACGATCTCGGCCACCACGTCCGCCACCGCACCCGGGGTCGAGGGGGACGGCGTGGGGATGCGCAGGCGGTCGGCGGCGAAACGGCCGGCGGACAGGTCGACGGGAGCGCCCTTGATGCCGGAACCGCCGATGTCGATGCCGAATCCGGTGGCGTTCGGGACGGGGGTTGCGTCGCTGCTCATCGTGGTCCTTTGCGGGTTCTTCGGGGGGAGGTCAGGGGAGGGTGAGGATCTCGGCGCCGGTCTCGGTCACCAGCAGCGTGTGCTCGAACTGGGCGGTGCGGCGGCGGTCCTTGGTCACGACCGTCCAGCCGTCGGCCCACATCTCCCACTCGTGCGTGCCGAGGGTGAGCATGGGCTCGATGGTGAAGGTCATGCCGGGCTCGATCACCGTGGCGTGGTCGGGGGCGGCGTCGAAGTGCGGCACCACCAGGCCGGTGTGGAAGCCCGTGCCGATGCCGTGACCGGTGAAGTCGCGCACCACGCCGTAGCCGAAACGCTTGGCGTAGGCCTCGATCACACGCCCGATGACATTGATCTGCCGCCCTGGCCTGACGGCCCTGATGCCCCGCATCATCGCCTCGTGGGTGCGTTCCACCAGGAGGCGGGACTCCTCGTCGACGTCACCGGCGAGGAACGTCGCGTCGCAGTCACCGTGCACGCCGAGCCCGTCGCGGGTCAGGTAGCCGGTGATGTCGATGTTGATGATGTCGCCGTCGCGGACCACCGTGGAGTCGGGGATGCCGTGGCAGACGACCTCGTTCAGGCTGGTGCACAGGGACTTCGGAAAGCCCTTGTAGCCCAGCGTGGACGGGTAGACGTGGTGGTCGAGCAGGAACTCGTGGCCGATCCGGTCGAGCTCGTCGGTGGTGACGCCCGGCTCGACGTTCTTGCCGACCTCGGCGAGCGCGGCGCCGGCGATCCGGCCGGCCTCACGCATCAGCTCGATCGTGGCGGCGTCCTTGATCTCGCTGCCGGTGTACCGGGCGGGTGCGGGCCGGTCGACGTACTCCGGCCGCGGGATGCTCGCGGGCACGGCGCGGCGTGGGCTGACGGTGCCCGGCACCAGCGTTCCCAGGGGCGAGGTACTCATGAGGCGTCAGTCTATGACCGCGAGCCTTTCCCGGCCGTTCACCCGGCGGTGCCGGAATCAGACGCGGACGTCGAAGATCCGGCCCTCCGCCGGGTTCATCGCGACCGTGCGCACCGTGCTGGGTGCCAGCGGGTTGTCCACGGTGCCGCGCTTGGGGCCGCGGTAGTTCACGTACTGCTCGAACATCGCCGTCAGGTAGACGTCGCCGTTGAGCGCGCGGGCCTCCGGTGAACCGTCGGCGACCCAGCTGAAAGACTTGGCGGACCGCGGGTTCTGGTTGGACGGGTCGGTGTCGAACGACCAGGCGCCGCCCTGCGAGCCGGCCGGGTTGCCGTCGGCGTCCGCGGCGGTCACGGCGATACGGGTGGAAGGCAGGGAAGTCCCGCCGATGCGCATGTCGATCATGGAATGCCCCCGGGCATCAGAGTCACAGCCGGTCTCGTCCGTGAGAACGGTGGGTGATGCAGGCAACATCGGTGATCACTCAGGACGCCTTGATCCCTACCGAAGGGTTCTCTTCTGTGGTCGTCCTGTCCTCTCCGGGGGCGTGCAGAGAGTGCTCCGGTTATCGTGATGATCATGAGCGATGGAGCCGAGCAGTACTGGTTCAACCTGTCGACGAACCAGGTCGAGGCGGGCGACCGCAAGGGCCAGGGCAAGGACGTGCTGGGTCCTTACCCCACCCGTGAGGCCGCTCAGCAGGCCCTGGACACGGCACGGTCGAAGACCGAGGCGTGGGACGAGGAAGACCGTCGCTGGGACGACAAGGACTGACGCCTCTCGAAGGGCTGACGCCTCTCGGGGCTGACGCTTCTTGGGGCTGACGCCCCTTCGAGGGTTGACGTCTGTCGAGGAGTGGCGCGGTCGGGGACCGGCGTTGTCGGGCGGCTACTGCCTTCGGGCGGCTACTGCCTTCGCGCGGCAGATGTCGTCGAGTGGTCGTCGAGCGGCTGACGCGATCGCGGGCCGGCCGGGCTCACCCGGGCCCGGTCAACCCGCGGTCATGTCTGAGTCGCTCCTGAAGTCGCTCCTGACCTCACTCCTCGAACGAGTGCTCCGGCGCGGGGAAGGTGCCGTGACGCACGTCGCGCGCGTACTCCTGCGCGGCCTGCGTGAGGATGCCGCGCAGGTCGGCGTACTTCTTCACGAACCGCGGGGTGCGGCCGTCGGTGAAGCCGGCCATGTCGGTCCAGACGAGGACCTGCGCGTCGCAGTCCGCCCCGGCGCCGATGCCGACGGTGGGAATGTCGAGCGCCTTCGTCACCGCGGCCGCGGCCGGCGCGGGCACCATCTCCATGACCAGGGAGAAGGCACCGGCCTCCTGCAGGGCCAGCGCGTCGGTGACCAGCGACTCGGCGGACTCCCCGCGCCCCTGCACCCGGTATCCGCCCAGTGTGTGCTCGCTCTGAGGGGTGAAGCCGATGTGCGCCATGACCGGGATCCCGGCCTCGGTGAGCAGTTTCACGGTCGGGGCCATCGTGCGACCGCCCTCCAGCTTCACGGCGTGCGCCAGGCCCTCTTTCATCAGCCGGACCGCGCTCCCGAACGCCTGCTGCGGTGAGCCCTGGTAGCTGCCGAACGGCAGGTCGGCCACCACCAGCGCGTGCGGCGAGGCGTTGGCCACGGCCCGCACCAGTGGGATCAGCTCGTCGAGCGTGACCGGCAGCGTGGTGGCGTGACCGTAGACGTTGTTCGCCGCCGAGTCGCCGACCAGCAGCACCGGGATGCCCGCCGCGTCGAACACCGATGCCGACAGCTGGTCGTACGCCGTCAGCATCGCCCAGCGCTCGCCGCGCTCCTTCATCTGCTGCAGGTGGGGGATGCGGATCTTCTTCAGGCGGGTGCCGGTCGAGCCGCCCACGCTCGAGCCGCTCACACCCGGGTCACCCGCACCCGGGTCACCCGCACCGGAGCTGCCCACCCGCCGGTCGCCTGCACCCGGGCCACCCGCGCCGGAGCCGTCCACCCGTGGACCGCTCGCTCCCGTCCCGCCGGTGCCCGGTTCACCCGCCTCCGGTTCACCCGCTTCCGAGCTGCCGGAGCCACCGGAGCTGCCCGAGCCACCGAAGCCGTCCGCGTCGTTCACCGCCGGGCGGCCGCCGCCGTACGGCGCGACCTCCTCGGCCGTCTGGTCCTGGTCCGTCCCCTGTGCGTGCTGGTTCATCAGCCGTCCTCCTCACGGACCCGTCGCCCAGACCGGTCCCGGTCTGGTGCCGCTCCCACCGATCGGGCGGGAGGCGTCTTCCATCCTCCTCCCGCGGCGGCACCGTGCCATGGACGCGCACGTGCGGGCAGTCACACCGTCAGACCTGTCGCCCGGCGAGGGGAGTGCGGCGAGGTCAGATGCCGAGGGCAGTGCCGGCCCCGGCGGTGCGCGGCGCGGCGAACCCGGACCGGGCCCGGTGTGGTGGCTCGACCTGGCCAGGAGGCCCGGCCAGGAGGCCCGGCCAGGAGGCCCGGCCAGGAGGCCCGGCCAGGAAGCCCGGCCAGGAAGCCCGGCCAGGAAGCCCGGCCAGGAAGCCCGGCCAGGAAGCCCGGCCAGGAGGCTCGACCAGGAAGCCCGGCTACGAGGCGTGGCCGCAAGGCCTGGTTACGAGCGTGGCCACGAGGCCCGAGCGGCCTGGTCAGCACGCCCCGCCACCACGGTTCACCCGCTCCGGGCACGTGCCGATGTGTTAGTTGCGCCACCGTAGGGTGTCTGGGAGCAACTGAGCGGTACCACGGGTGCTCTGATGGTGCCCGGATCTGGCAGGCTCGGCAGTGTCGCGTGAGGCCCGTCCGGCACCACCCCCGGCGCCGCCCCGGCGCGGCCCGGGTTTCACCACCGGGCGTCGACACGGACATCACTACGGACATGAGGAAGGGACCGGCATGGACAGGCAGCAGGAGTTCATCCTCCGCTCGATCGAGGAGCGGGACATCCGGTTCATCCGGCTCTGGTTCACCGACATCCTGGGCTCGCTGAAGAGCGTGTCGATCGCCCCGGCCGAGCTGGAGGGCGCGTTCGCCGAGGGCATCGGGTTCGACGGCTCGGCGATCGAGGGCCTCGCCCGCGTGCACGAGGCCGACATGATCGCCAAGCCCGACCCCTCGACGTTCCAGGTGCTGCCCTGGCGCGGCGAGTCGCAGGGCACCGCGCGCATGTTCTGCGACGTGTTCACCCCGGGCGGCGAGCCCGCGCTGGTCGACCCGCGCAACGTGCTCAAGCGCGCCCTGAACAAGGCAGCCGACCACGGGCTGAGCTTCTACACCCACCCCGAGATCGAGTTCTACCTGTTCAAGGGCCCGACCGCCGACGGTACGGAGCCCGTGCCCGTCGACCAGGCCGGGTACTTCGACCACGTGCCGCGCGGCACGACCCACGACTTCCGCCGGGCCGCGATCGGGACGCTGGAATCGATGGGCATCTCGGTCGAGTTCAGCCACCACGAGGCCGGCCCGGGGCAGAACGAGATCGACCTGCGCTACGCCGACGCGCTCACCATGGCCGACAACATCATGACCTTCCGCAGCGTGATCAAGGAGGTCGCGCTCGAGCAGGACCTCTACGCCACGTTCATGCCCAAGCCCCTGAACGACCATCCGGGCTCGGGCATGCACACGCACTTCTCGCTGTTCGAGGGCGACCAGAACGCCTTCCACGAGGCGGGTGGCGAGTACCAGCTCAGCAAGATCGCCCGGCAGTTCATCGCCGGCCTGCTCAAGCACGCCGCCGAGATCACCGCGGTCACCAACCAGTGGGTGAATTCGTACAAGCGGATCTGGGGCGGCGCCGAGGCCCCGGCCTACGTCTGCTGGGGCCACAACAACCGCTCGGCCCTGATCCGGGTGCCGATGTACAAGCCGGGCAAGGGCCAGAGCACCCGCGTCGAGTACCGCGGCCTGGACAGCGCCTGCAACCCCTACCTGGCCTTCGCGCTCATGCTCAACGCCGGCATGAAGGGCATCGAGC
This genomic interval carries:
- a CDS encoding pyridoxal phosphate-dependent decarboxylase family protein; protein product: MTPEEFRTAGHQLVDWIADYRTGIPDRPVQAQVKPSEVADALPAQPPSKPEDLDAVLRDLDEIIVPGLMQVQHPRHTGWFPSNASLASVLGDIASSGIGALGISWQSAPALTELEEVVCDWMRQLTGLSEGWKGVIQDTASTGCLVALLAARERAAGYVSERGGLQSLEAPLTVYASEHAHSAIPKAALLAGFGRDNIRSIGTSPTTFALDPALLRSAIEQDVDEGRVPAAIVVSIGTTATTAVDPLAEILEIAAAYGIWVHVDAAMAGSALLLPEYRWLVEGIEGFTTPDGVVVPPADSLGWNPHKWMGTILDTSLLYVREPERLIRVMSTNPSFLRNAVPGERVATEYRDWGIPLGRRFRALKLWFHLRLDGVTAIQDRLRRDLTNARRLAALVEAEPGWSLVAPVTLQTVCLRHDPGSAGSAELSGELLDAHTLAWADALNRSGVGTVTPAVVGGRWMVRVSIGVETTEWPDVEAVWNAAKELAAETA
- a CDS encoding YaaA family protein — translated: MLVLLPPSESKAAPAKRGNPVAVEQLSFPVLTDLRKQVLEALIETSARPDALELLGVGASLGDEVARNLTLHSAPARPAHEIYTGVLYDALSWATLSAEARRRGGRRVLIISALWGALRPGDKVPPYRLSMGGELPSLGPLAKHWRSELPGVLAEAAGKRGMIVDCRSGPYAAAAPVASLPTDRTVAVRVLRETAGKRSVVSHLAKHTRGEVTRFLLEQDADPRTPAELRDLVGERWPAELSAERTGWMIDVILH
- a CDS encoding bifunctional metallophosphatase/5'-nucleotidase, with amino-acid sequence MTASDEAASGKGKWGTRTRVGIALGLAGLIGVPTWLVTGAQASTPASASTPAGISTPAGTSAPSEATTTAKVTGAAGTTTTSTIETAAANAAKKTVTAQLLAFNDFHGHMTSDGLSISAKTATSKGSGHVTAGGAAWLAQKIRQAEKENKNSLVLSVGDQIGGSPLISGYFHDEGTIEALNAFVDVAVVGNHEFDEGTDELRRIVNGGCHPTDGCSPASPRFQGASFDMLAANVIDRKSGTSMLPGYVIKNVGGAKIGIIGTVTPDTVDLVDLAGIKDVTFVDEAPVIKKLAQQLRSQGVDAVVAMTHSGADPTPRSPINSCRDLAGPAKDLTRKIAGSVDLVLSAHTHQAYICKINGTMLTSAASYGRLLTKIKITMNTSTHEVTSVSAGNVIVNHRGTSDKTVRTVVNRYKKVTDKVANKKVTTLKVKLGRMLTRNGESYLGRVIADAQLAATKPKSRGGAQIAIINRGLARMNLEKGTVTYGDVYDAQPFGFKLVTMTMTGRQIDDMLESTFCQEAAVDNDDRMPIEVSRGFSYSFDMDKKCGHKIRIRDMRLNGKRVYAAHQYRVTTIDFFSNGGSSLKGFKDGTQKVTGVLERDALAQYLKKHPKLGLPHGTRIRSL
- the ppgK gene encoding polyphosphate--glucose phosphotransferase translates to MSSDATPVPNATGFGIDIGGSGIKGAPVDLSAGRFAADRLRIPTPSPSTPGAVADVVAEIVASFGDASGTGPIGVTFPAVIQHGVARTAANVDKTWIDTDVDTLFTARLGRSVHVVNDADAAGVAEARFGAAKDARGTVIVVTLGTGIGSAVLLDGKLVPNTELGHLEIDGHDAEHRAADSARERDDLSWEKWAHRLQTYFRTVENLFWPDLFVVGGGVSKKSEKYLPLLDIRTPIVPAQLLNDAGIIGAAVLATETPDLTPPPAV
- the map gene encoding type I methionyl aminopeptidase; protein product: MSTSPLGTLVPGTVSPRRAVPASIPRPEYVDRPAPARYTGSEIKDAATIELMREAGRIAGAALAEVGKNVEPGVTTDELDRIGHEFLLDHHVYPSTLGYKGFPKSLCTSLNEVVCHGIPDSTVVRDGDIINIDITGYLTRDGLGVHGDCDATFLAGDVDEESRLLVERTHEAMMRGIRAVRPGRQINVIGRVIEAYAKRFGYGVVRDFTGHGIGTGFHTGLVVPHFDAAPDHATVIEPGMTFTIEPMLTLGTHEWEMWADGWTVVTKDRRRTAQFEHTLLVTETGAEILTLP
- a CDS encoding SPOR domain-containing protein; this encodes MSDGAEQYWFNLSTNQVEAGDRKGQGKDVLGPYPTREAAQQALDTARSKTEAWDEEDRRWDDKD
- the panB gene encoding 3-methyl-2-oxobutanoate hydroxymethyltransferase — its product is MSGSSVGGSTGTRLKKIRIPHLQQMKERGERWAMLTAYDQLSASVFDAAGIPVLLVGDSAANNVYGHATTLPVTLDELIPLVRAVANASPHALVVADLPFGSYQGSPQQAFGSAVRLMKEGLAHAVKLEGGRTMAPTVKLLTEAGIPVMAHIGFTPQSEHTLGGYRVQGRGESAESLVTDALALQEAGAFSLVMEMVPAPAAAAVTKALDIPTVGIGAGADCDAQVLVWTDMAGFTDGRTPRFVKKYADLRGILTQAAQEYARDVRHGTFPAPEHSFEE
- a CDS encoding glutamine synthetase family protein, whose protein sequence is MDRQQEFILRSIEERDIRFIRLWFTDILGSLKSVSIAPAELEGAFAEGIGFDGSAIEGLARVHEADMIAKPDPSTFQVLPWRGESQGTARMFCDVFTPGGEPALVDPRNVLKRALNKAADHGLSFYTHPEIEFYLFKGPTADGTEPVPVDQAGYFDHVPRGTTHDFRRAAIGTLESMGISVEFSHHEAGPGQNEIDLRYADALTMADNIMTFRSVIKEVALEQDLYATFMPKPLNDHPGSGMHTHFSLFEGDQNAFHEAGGEYQLSKIARQFIAGLLKHAAEITAVTNQWVNSYKRIWGGAEAPAYVCWGHNNRSALIRVPMYKPGKGQSTRVEYRGLDSACNPYLAFALMLNAGMKGIEQGLELPEGADDNVWSLTDAERRAMGITRLPENLDAAISIMEDSELVAETLGEGVFDFFLRNKRQEWADYRSQVTPFELRRYLPLL